A genomic stretch from Prochlorococcus marinus str. MIT 9312 includes:
- the ftsY gene encoding signal recognition particle-docking protein FtsY — protein sequence MKNTDSDNSQEWAAQAYALLKKRQEEQKQELQKQEEQKQELQKQEEQKQELQKQEEQKQELQKQEEQKQGWTANDASNENLLGPPKIIDEPKLGDFDDNFTWSAMVLAAQGKKINQISIDEIDWLTKLRKGLEETRKGFVTELLDKLGDDPLTPESLDDLETLLIRADVGIDSTDKVISSLRTKLNEEVVGGEAGIKFLKKELKLIVDKPIKNSGTDLLIPQKGKLNVWLLVGVNGVGKTTTLGKLAYLSSRSNYKTLIAAADTFRAAAVEQLKVWGERSNVDVISNQSKNADPAAVVFDAINSAQKRNVDLLLVDTAGRLQTKNNLMDELAKIKKIIDKKVPDAIIESLLVLDASQGQNGLKQAKSFAKSANLSGAIITKLDGTSRGGVSLAVSEEVNLPIRFIGAGEGIKDLRPFNSYEFVEAMLADK from the coding sequence ATGAAAAATACTGATTCTGATAATTCTCAAGAGTGGGCTGCACAAGCTTATGCTCTTTTAAAAAAACGACAAGAGGAGCAAAAACAAGAATTACAGAAGCAAGAGGAGCAAAAACAAGAATTACAGAAGCAAGAGGAGCAAAAACAAGAATTACAGAAGCAAGAGGAGCAAAAACAAGAATTACAGAAGCAAGAGGAGCAAAAACAAGGTTGGACTGCTAATGATGCTAGCAATGAAAATCTGCTTGGCCCCCCTAAAATCATTGATGAACCTAAACTTGGAGATTTTGATGATAATTTTACTTGGTCGGCAATGGTATTAGCTGCTCAAGGAAAAAAAATAAATCAAATATCTATAGATGAAATTGATTGGTTAACTAAATTAAGAAAAGGATTAGAAGAGACACGAAAAGGATTTGTTACTGAATTATTGGATAAATTGGGAGATGATCCTCTTACACCTGAGTCTCTTGATGATTTAGAGACTCTGTTAATTAGAGCTGATGTCGGTATTGATTCAACTGATAAAGTTATCAGTTCTCTTAGAACAAAATTAAATGAAGAAGTTGTGGGTGGAGAAGCAGGAATAAAATTCTTAAAGAAAGAATTAAAATTAATTGTTGATAAACCAATAAAAAACTCAGGTACTGATCTTTTAATACCCCAAAAGGGTAAATTAAATGTTTGGTTATTAGTAGGAGTTAATGGGGTTGGTAAAACTACAACTTTAGGAAAATTGGCATATTTGTCATCAAGGAGTAATTATAAAACTTTGATAGCTGCTGCTGATACTTTTAGAGCTGCGGCAGTAGAACAACTTAAAGTATGGGGTGAAAGGAGTAATGTTGATGTTATATCTAATCAATCAAAAAATGCTGATCCAGCTGCTGTAGTTTTTGATGCAATTAATTCTGCACAAAAAAGAAATGTTGATCTATTACTAGTTGATACAGCAGGTAGATTGCAAACAAAAAATAATCTAATGGATGAATTAGCAAAAATAAAAAAAATTATCGATAAAAAGGTTCCAGATGCAATCATTGAATCATTATTAGTGTTAGATGCAAGTCAAGGTCAAAATGGCTTAAAGCAAGCAAAAAGTTTTGCAAAATCAGCAAATTTAAGCGGAGCAATCATCACTAAATTAGATGGCACTTCACGAGGAGGCGTTTCTTTAGCTGTATCTGAAGAAGTTAATTTGCCTATAAGATTTATTGGGGCTGGAGAAGGTATAAAGGATTTGAGACCTTTTAATAGTTACGAATTTGTAGAGGCTATGCTTGCAGATAAATAA
- a CDS encoding PP2C family protein-serine/threonine phosphatase: MTNNQKEKLFSNKFIQKFLENESKVSLNNKYKFAEIASSLSYYLKTFSNINKLLDFICLIFKHIFKEKIILIIPLNYEGEIWNENIKISANNEFFRIQEEINSFFNKFNFSKNFKIKEILTFENALKNNFKEYKIETEKILSRGKCRGFTYILSKDSSGDSITHDSNFIFIQNCLAVGLENYCLIKIKKKHENVDREISTGAEIQSQLLPDYCPIIYGIDLAAHCRPALQLGGDYYDFMCLKTNISDKRKEKARWALVIGDVMGKGIPAGLLMTMLRGMLRAEVLTGLPPDRILHDLNQLAINDLDQSHRFVTLFYSDYDPRTRKLRFANAAHNPPLLWKSLDQKIIRLDAEGFVLGLQKDAEYHCGEIKLNKNDLVLYYTDGVIDTSNSLGERFDEERLIKTLTKLCKQSYTSQEILNKIFKKLDDFTGQNRHLEDDASMVIFQIN; the protein is encoded by the coding sequence TTGACAAATAATCAAAAAGAAAAATTATTTTCAAACAAATTTATTCAAAAATTTTTAGAAAACGAATCAAAAGTATCTTTAAACAATAAATATAAATTTGCTGAAATTGCATCTTCATTATCATATTATTTAAAAACCTTTTCCAATATAAATAAATTACTTGATTTTATATGCTTAATTTTTAAACATATTTTTAAAGAAAAAATAATATTAATTATTCCTTTAAATTATGAGGGAGAAATATGGAATGAAAACATAAAAATTTCCGCTAATAATGAATTTTTTAGAATTCAAGAAGAAATTAATAGTTTTTTTAACAAATTTAATTTTTCTAAAAATTTTAAAATAAAAGAAATTCTAACTTTTGAAAATGCTCTGAAAAATAATTTTAAAGAATATAAAATAGAAACAGAAAAAATACTATCTAGGGGAAAATGCAGAGGATTTACATATATTTTAAGCAAAGATTCATCAGGGGATTCCATAACTCATGATTCTAATTTTATTTTTATCCAAAATTGTCTTGCTGTTGGATTAGAGAATTACTGCTTAATTAAAATAAAGAAAAAGCATGAAAATGTAGATAGAGAAATTTCTACTGGGGCTGAGATTCAATCTCAATTACTTCCAGATTATTGTCCCATTATTTATGGTATAGATCTTGCTGCACATTGTAGACCTGCTCTCCAATTAGGTGGAGATTATTATGATTTTATGTGCTTAAAAACGAATATTTCAGACAAAAGGAAAGAAAAAGCTAGGTGGGCGTTAGTAATTGGTGATGTTATGGGTAAGGGTATTCCAGCTGGTCTTCTAATGACTATGCTAAGAGGAATGTTACGTGCAGAGGTTCTTACAGGGTTACCTCCAGATAGAATTTTGCATGACTTGAATCAACTAGCAATAAATGATTTAGATCAATCCCATAGATTTGTCACGTTATTTTATTCTGATTATGATCCTAGAACTAGAAAATTGAGATTTGCCAATGCAGCACATAACCCCCCTTTGCTCTGGAAAAGTTTAGATCAAAAAATTATAAGATTAGATGCAGAAGGATTTGTACTTGGACTTCAAAAAGACGCTGAATATCATTGTGGTGAAATTAAGCTTAATAAAAATGATTTAGTGCTTTATTACACTGATGGAGTTATCGATACCTCTAATTCCTTAGGCGAAAGGTTTGATGAGGAAAGGTTAATTAAAACCCTTACAAAATTATGCAAGCAATCCTATACATCTCAAGAAATTTTAAATAAAATTTTTAAAAAATTAGATGACTTTACAGGACAAAATAGACATCTCGAAGATGATGCATCAATGGTTATTTTTCAAATTAATTAG
- the argH gene encoding argininosuccinate lyase: MAKVWSKRFDNTLNPFIEKFNASISFDKKLILEDLECSIAHAKMLGKTKVLSSSETLLIINGLEKIKVEYLEDKFSPSLPSEDIHYCIEEKLISLIGETGKKLHTGRSRNDQVGTDLRLWLRKEIDNLEILITDLQKSFLNLAKSNIHTLIPGYTHMQRAQPLSLAHHLLAYLEMFQRDRERFQEVRSRVNISPLGAAALAGTKIKIDRNFTAEELGFDKIYKNSIDAVSDRDFCIEFVSASALAMSHLSKISEEIILWVTDEFSFAKLTDKCATGSSLMPQKKNPDVPELIRGKTGRVYGNLQALLTMVKGVPLAYNKDFQEDKEPIFDTAETISSSIKAMTILITEGIEFNIKNLSESVQNDFSNATDLADYLVCKQVPFRTAYHVVGEIVKYCLEREILFKDLKISEIKKFHPEFDEDVFVDLEPFNVVKSRTSEGGTGFTQVEKEVNNWQKKLLL, from the coding sequence ATGGCAAAAGTTTGGAGTAAAAGATTCGATAATACACTTAACCCTTTCATTGAAAAGTTTAACGCTTCTATTAGTTTTGATAAAAAGCTTATTTTAGAAGATTTAGAGTGCTCAATTGCCCATGCAAAAATGCTTGGTAAGACAAAAGTATTATCCTCTTCTGAAACTTTGCTTATTATTAATGGGCTAGAGAAAATAAAAGTTGAGTATCTGGAAGATAAATTTTCTCCAAGCCTCCCTTCCGAAGATATTCACTATTGTATTGAAGAAAAATTAATTAGTTTAATTGGTGAAACTGGAAAAAAATTACATACAGGTAGAAGCAGAAATGATCAAGTTGGTACAGATTTACGATTGTGGCTCAGAAAGGAGATAGACAATCTTGAAATTTTAATAACTGATTTGCAAAAATCTTTCTTAAATCTTGCGAAATCTAATATTCATACCTTAATTCCTGGATATACACATATGCAAAGAGCCCAACCATTATCTTTAGCTCATCATTTATTAGCTTATCTAGAAATGTTCCAAAGAGACCGTGAAAGGTTTCAAGAAGTAAGATCACGAGTGAATATTTCCCCATTAGGAGCTGCAGCATTAGCTGGTACAAAAATAAAAATAGATAGGAACTTTACAGCTGAAGAATTGGGTTTTGACAAGATTTATAAAAATAGTATTGATGCTGTGAGTGATAGGGATTTTTGTATAGAGTTTGTTTCTGCATCTGCTTTGGCAATGTCTCATTTGAGTAAAATATCGGAGGAAATAATTTTATGGGTAACAGATGAATTTTCTTTTGCCAAATTAACAGACAAATGTGCGACGGGTAGTAGTTTAATGCCGCAGAAAAAAAATCCAGATGTTCCAGAATTGATAAGAGGTAAAACGGGAAGAGTTTATGGAAATCTCCAAGCATTATTAACGATGGTTAAAGGTGTACCACTTGCATATAATAAGGATTTTCAAGAGGATAAAGAGCCAATATTTGATACTGCAGAGACTATATCTTCTTCCATTAAAGCAATGACTATTTTAATTACTGAGGGCATAGAATTTAATATTAAAAATTTATCTGAATCGGTACAAAATGACTTCTCTAATGCCACTGATTTGGCAGATTACTTAGTTTGTAAACAGGTTCCTTTTAGGACTGCTTATCATGTAGTGGGTGAAATTGTTAAGTATTGCTTAGAGAGAGAAATTTTGTTTAAAGATCTTAAAATTAGTGAAATTAAAAAATTTCATCCCGAATTTGATGAGGATGTTTTTGTGGATCTTGAACCTTTTAATGTTGTTAAGTCAAGAACAAGTGAGGGTGGAACAGGTTTTACTCAAGTAGAAAAGGAGGTCAATAATTGGCAAAAAAAATTGTTACTCTGA
- a CDS encoding RNA recognition motif domain-containing protein, translating into MSIFVGNLPFRAEREDVLQLFAPFGEVLNCSLPLERDTGRKRGFAFVEMADEAIESAAIDGLQGTELMGRPLRINKAEPRGSGGSRRGGRGGGNNGGGYGGGGYGGGNNGGGYGGGGGGGGGGYGGGNNGGGYGGGGGGYGGGNNGGGYGGGGGGYGGGNNGGGYGGGNPEPKTSYTNNSSGAEGWEDRSYGNSSENSEYESGRSRRKRGVSNESNLSNEEN; encoded by the coding sequence GTGAGTATTTTTGTTGGCAATTTGCCTTTCCGCGCAGAGCGAGAAGATGTTTTACAGTTGTTTGCCCCTTTTGGTGAGGTTTTAAATTGTTCTCTTCCTCTTGAAAGAGATACTGGAAGAAAAAGAGGATTTGCATTCGTTGAGATGGCAGATGAAGCAATTGAATCAGCAGCTATTGATGGTTTGCAAGGTACAGAGCTTATGGGTAGACCATTAAGAATTAATAAGGCAGAGCCAAGAGGTTCTGGAGGGTCTCGTAGAGGAGGAAGAGGCGGTGGAAATAATGGCGGCGGCTATGGCGGTGGCGGCTACGGCGGTGGAAATAATGGCGGTGGCTATGGCGGTGGCGGTGGCGGTGGCGGTGGCGGCTACGGCGGTGGAAATAATGGCGGCGGCTACGGCGGTGGCGGTGGTGGCTACGGCGGTGGAAATAATGGCGGCGGCTACGGCGGTGGCGGTGGTGGCTATGGCGGTGGAAATAATGGCGGCGGCTATGGCGGTGGTAATCCTGAACCTAAAACTTCTTATACGAATAACTCCTCGGGAGCTGAAGGTTGGGAAGATAGAAGTTATGGAAACTCTTCTGAAAACTCTGAATATGAAAGTGGCAGAAGTAGGAGAAAAAGAGGAGTTTCAAACGAGAGTAATTTATCAAATGAAGAGAATTAA
- the dusA gene encoding tRNA dihydrouridine(20/20a) synthase DusA has translation MSSIKSNSIKNIHKLSIAPMMDCTDKHFRMIMRKISSKALLYTEMIVAQSLIYTNEKEKFLDFNNEEHPISIQFGGDNPKILKEGAKMAQDWGYDEINFNVGCPSPRVCSGNFGASLMKDPEKVAKCIESLKNSCSLPVTIKHRIGVDEDDSFVNLNNFVRYIANAGADRFTVHARKAILKGLNPKQNRTIPPLKYDVVKKLKKLNPELLIEINGGFTNINESLEALSNFDGVMIGRSVYKHPLRWSEIDQKVYGINTKPKSASDIIFSLIPYIEEHLSNGGKSWDICKHLINLVEGIPKAKVWRNQISTKSIKKELDIDYLLKLTSRLEEMGY, from the coding sequence ATGAGTTCTATTAAATCTAATTCTATTAAAAATATTCATAAATTAAGTATTGCTCCAATGATGGATTGTACTGATAAACATTTCAGAATGATAATGAGAAAAATAAGTTCTAAAGCTCTCCTATATACAGAAATGATTGTGGCCCAAAGTTTAATTTATACCAATGAGAAAGAAAAATTTTTAGATTTTAATAATGAAGAACATCCGATCTCTATTCAATTTGGTGGGGATAATCCTAAAATCCTTAAAGAGGGTGCCAAAATGGCACAAGATTGGGGTTATGACGAAATAAACTTTAATGTTGGTTGTCCAAGTCCAAGAGTCTGTTCAGGCAATTTTGGCGCTTCACTTATGAAAGATCCTGAAAAAGTAGCAAAATGCATAGAATCCTTAAAAAATAGCTGTAGCTTACCGGTTACAATTAAACACAGAATCGGTGTAGACGAAGATGATAGTTTCGTAAATTTAAATAATTTTGTACGATACATAGCAAATGCTGGCGCAGACAGATTTACAGTTCATGCAAGGAAAGCCATATTAAAAGGTCTAAATCCAAAACAAAACAGAACTATTCCTCCACTTAAATATGATGTAGTAAAAAAATTAAAAAAATTAAATCCAGAATTGTTAATAGAAATCAATGGAGGTTTCACAAATATCAATGAATCATTAGAAGCCCTAAGTAATTTTGATGGTGTAATGATTGGACGATCAGTATATAAACATCCCTTAAGATGGTCTGAAATTGATCAAAAAGTTTATGGGATCAATACAAAACCCAAATCTGCTTCAGATATCATCTTCTCCTTAATTCCATACATAGAGGAACATTTAAGTAATGGAGGTAAATCTTGGGATATATGTAAACATCTTATTAATTTAGTCGAAGGTATTCCAAAAGCTAAAGTTTGGAGAAATCAAATTTCAACTAAATCTATAAAAAAGGAATTAGATATTGATTATCTTCTTAAGTTAACTTCTAGACTTGAAGAAATGGGTTATTAA
- the msrB gene encoding peptide-methionine (R)-S-oxide reductase MsrB: MNQFFSRRTFILIPTMSILKIIFQPMKVLASSFSSKDEWNLSKDEWKSRLSPESYYILREEGTERAFSSELNNEKRKGVFHCAGCDLPLFLSDKKYDSGTGWPSFWDPIKGSVATKVDFKLIVPRTEYHCSRCGGHQGHVFNDGPLPTGKRYCNNGLALRFVPE; encoded by the coding sequence ATGAATCAATTTTTTTCAAGACGAACTTTCATTTTAATTCCTACTATGTCAATTTTAAAAATAATCTTTCAGCCTATGAAAGTATTAGCTTCTTCATTCTCTTCCAAAGATGAGTGGAATTTATCAAAAGATGAATGGAAATCTAGGCTTAGTCCAGAATCTTATTATATTTTGAGGGAGGAAGGAACTGAAAGAGCTTTCAGTAGCGAATTAAATAATGAGAAAAGAAAAGGGGTGTTTCATTGCGCAGGATGTGATTTACCACTATTTCTTTCAGATAAAAAGTATGATAGTGGTACTGGATGGCCAAGTTTTTGGGATCCAATTAAAGGATCAGTTGCAACAAAGGTTGATTTCAAGTTAATTGTCCCAAGAACCGAATATCACTGCTCTAGATGCGGAGGTCATCAAGGACATGTCTTTAATGATGGGCCACTTCCTACAGGTAAAAGATACTGTAATAACGGATTAGCATTAAGGTTTGTTCCTGAGTAA
- the grpE gene encoding nucleotide exchange factor GrpE, with protein sequence MIENQSDNIDIKENDVLNQDNAPEDNSSAAEKTIENDELSPQKTEEINTEELKNTISNNDARLEQLEKEHETLKNQYVRISADFDNFRKRQSRDQDDLKVQLVSKTLTAILPIVDNFERARQQLKPESEEAQALHRSYQGLYKQLVEVLKQQGVSPMRVVGQQFDPNLHEAVLREPSEEFKEDLIVEELQRGYHLEGKVLRHALVKVSMGHGQQNSQEEVEKDTVEEDIDSEENTSEDV encoded by the coding sequence ATGATTGAAAATCAATCAGACAATATTGATATTAAAGAAAATGATGTTTTGAATCAGGATAATGCCCCTGAGGATAATTCATCTGCTGCAGAAAAAACAATCGAAAATGATGAATTATCTCCACAAAAAACAGAAGAAATAAATACCGAAGAATTAAAAAATACTATTTCCAATAATGATGCAAGGTTAGAACAGTTAGAAAAAGAGCACGAAACATTAAAAAATCAATATGTAAGAATTTCAGCAGATTTTGATAATTTTAGAAAAAGGCAGTCTAGAGATCAAGACGATTTAAAAGTCCAACTTGTTTCTAAAACTTTAACTGCAATACTCCCTATTGTTGATAATTTTGAGAGAGCAAGACAGCAACTTAAACCAGAAAGTGAAGAAGCTCAAGCCCTTCATAGAAGTTATCAAGGATTGTATAAACAATTGGTAGAAGTTTTAAAACAACAAGGAGTTTCGCCGATGAGAGTTGTTGGTCAACAATTTGATCCAAATTTACATGAAGCCGTATTAAGAGAGCCTAGTGAAGAGTTTAAAGAAGATTTGATTGTAGAAGAATTGCAGCGAGGATATCATTTAGAGGGAAAGGTTTTGAGACATGCTTTGGTTAAAGTTTCTATGGGACATGGTCAACAAAATTCACAAGAGGAAGTAGAAAAGGATACAGTTGAAGAGGATATTGATTCAGAGGAAAATACTTCTGAAGATGTATAA
- the dnaJ gene encoding molecular chaperone DnaJ yields the protein MADFYQILGVSRDADADTLKRAYRKLARQYHPDVNKEPGAEDKFKEIGKAYEALADPETRARYDQFGEAGLGGAAGMPDMGDMGGFADLFETFFNGFGGQTPQGGRTQRRGPQQGDDLRYDLNVDFKDAIFGQQREITIPHLETCEVCRGTGAKPGTGPKTCSTCGGSGQVRRATRTPFGNFTQVAECPSCNGAGQIIADPCTSCGGNGVKQVRKKLRINIPAGVDTGTKLRVSGEGNVGLKGGPPGDLYVFIKVKNDSKLKRDGVTIYSEIAVSYLQAILGDTVEITTVDGNVNLKIPSGTQPNTTLSLENKGVPRLGNPVARGNHEVLVKVKLPTRITDEERELLEGLASQYSDKNINSSSGLFSKLFGKES from the coding sequence ATGGCTGATTTTTACCAAATACTTGGAGTTTCTCGAGATGCTGATGCGGATACCTTAAAAAGGGCTTATAGAAAATTAGCAAGACAATATCATCCTGATGTTAATAAAGAACCTGGTGCTGAAGATAAATTTAAAGAAATTGGCAAGGCTTATGAAGCATTAGCTGATCCTGAAACTAGAGCTAGATATGATCAGTTTGGAGAGGCTGGCCTTGGAGGCGCAGCTGGAATGCCTGATATGGGCGATATGGGTGGTTTTGCAGATTTATTTGAAACCTTTTTTAATGGCTTTGGAGGGCAAACTCCTCAAGGAGGAAGAACTCAAAGAAGAGGTCCTCAACAAGGAGATGATTTAAGATATGACCTTAATGTTGATTTTAAAGATGCAATATTTGGCCAACAAAGAGAAATTACAATTCCTCATCTTGAGACCTGTGAAGTCTGTAGGGGAACAGGTGCCAAACCAGGAACCGGACCAAAAACTTGCTCAACTTGTGGAGGAAGTGGACAAGTTAGAAGAGCTACGAGAACACCATTTGGTAATTTCACACAAGTAGCTGAATGTCCTTCATGTAATGGAGCTGGGCAAATAATCGCAGATCCATGTACAAGTTGCGGTGGTAATGGAGTAAAGCAAGTCAGAAAAAAATTACGAATTAATATTCCTGCAGGAGTTGATACTGGTACTAAATTAAGAGTTTCCGGAGAGGGAAATGTTGGTTTGAAAGGAGGCCCTCCTGGAGATCTTTATGTTTTTATCAAGGTTAAGAATGATTCAAAATTGAAAAGAGATGGTGTTACTATTTACTCAGAAATAGCTGTGAGTTATTTACAGGCTATTTTAGGAGATACAGTTGAAATCACTACAGTTGATGGCAATGTTAATTTAAAAATTCCCAGTGGTACGCAACCAAATACAACTCTTTCACTTGAGAATAAAGGGGTACCGAGACTTGGTAATCCAGTTGCCAGAGGAAATCATGAAGTATTAGTAAAGGTAAAATTGCCAACTCGCATAACTGACGAAGAACGAGAGCTTTTAGAAGGTTTAGCTTCTCAATATTCAGATAAAAATATCAATTCGAGTAGTGGACTATTTAGTAAATTATTTGGTAAAGAATCGTAA
- a CDS encoding sulfurtransferase TusA family protein produces the protein MTSLKYLDLKSVPCPLNVVKIKLALEKLSKNEQLIVELDKGEPEEMVLNNLKEMGCIFTQIKEHEKFLKIKILNEN, from the coding sequence ATGACTTCTTTAAAGTATTTGGATCTTAAATCTGTTCCATGTCCTTTAAATGTCGTCAAAATTAAATTGGCTTTAGAGAAGTTATCCAAAAATGAACAACTCATAGTTGAACTTGATAAAGGTGAACCAGAAGAAATGGTATTAAATAATTTAAAAGAGATGGGATGTATATTTACACAAATCAAAGAACATGAAAAATTTTTAAAAATAAAAATATTGAATGAAAACTAA
- the rsgA gene encoding ribosome small subunit-dependent GTPase A — translation MKTNSKHLGLVTKKFNDFFLVDLKNKENIGKSKKFLCKVKKSINFKDQFIYVGDEVIIDNIDLRSKRALITSLKKRKNLLIRPSVANISNIYIIFSVKEPELNLSQVNRFLISAESMGVEVSLVLTKCDLISEKKRSFLLDKFGKWGYQTITLNLQKPNYLKNLLVELKKKKCSIFMGPSGVGKTTLLNMIIPGLQNITAPVSNKIKRGKNTTRNVELFPISSQSYIVDTPGFNMQPLKVDIRLLPNLYSEIYTQVIDDGIRCKFRNCLHLNDEGCNLNKSFERYSFYKEMIESSKSQYYQNQED, via the coding sequence ATGAAAACTAATAGTAAACATTTAGGTTTAGTTACAAAAAAATTTAATGATTTTTTTTTAGTTGACTTAAAAAATAAAGAAAACATTGGTAAGAGTAAAAAATTTTTGTGTAAGGTGAAGAAGTCTATAAATTTCAAGGATCAATTTATTTATGTTGGAGACGAAGTAATAATTGATAATATTGATTTAAGAAGTAAACGCGCATTAATAACAAGTTTAAAAAAAAGAAAGAATTTATTAATCAGACCATCAGTTGCAAATATTTCTAACATATATATTATTTTTTCCGTTAAAGAGCCAGAGTTAAATTTATCTCAAGTTAATAGGTTTTTGATATCAGCAGAATCGATGGGAGTTGAAGTTTCATTAGTTTTGACAAAGTGTGATTTAATATCAGAGAAAAAAAGGTCTTTTTTACTAGATAAATTTGGCAAATGGGGTTACCAAACAATTACTTTAAATTTACAGAAACCTAATTATTTAAAAAATTTATTAGTTGAGTTAAAGAAAAAAAAGTGTTCTATATTTATGGGCCCATCTGGTGTTGGTAAAACTACTTTGCTTAATATGATAATTCCAGGTCTTCAAAATATTACTGCTCCAGTTTCTAATAAAATTAAAAGAGGGAAAAACACTACTCGAAATGTTGAGTTATTTCCTATATCAAGTCAAAGTTACATTGTGGATACCCCTGGTTTTAATATGCAACCTCTAAAGGTTGATATTAGATTGTTACCAAATCTCTATTCGGAAATATATACACAAGTAATTGATGATGGAATTAGGTGTAAATTTCGTAACTGCTTACATTTGAATGATGAGGGCTGTAATTTAAATAAATCTTTTGAAAGATATTCTTTTTATAAAGAAATGATTGAATCTTCTAAGAGTCAGTATTATCAAAACCAGGAAGATTAA
- a CDS encoding YbaB/EbfC family nucleoid-associated protein, producing the protein MAGFGLPNFGQLTEAFKKAKQIQQDAQKLQDELENMEIEGESDDEMVKVWISGNQLPLRVEVQENILNSDKEKIEQNILQAIQKAHELSTTTMKERMNDLTGGLNLNLPGFDNTDS; encoded by the coding sequence ATGGCGGGTTTTGGACTTCCTAACTTTGGACAACTTACAGAAGCTTTTAAAAAAGCTAAACAAATTCAACAAGATGCTCAAAAATTACAAGATGAACTTGAAAATATGGAAATTGAAGGGGAAAGTGATGATGAAATGGTAAAAGTTTGGATAAGTGGCAACCAACTTCCTTTAAGGGTAGAAGTTCAAGAAAATATTTTAAATTCAGATAAAGAAAAAATAGAGCAAAATATTTTACAAGCTATTCAAAAAGCTCATGAATTATCTACTACAACGATGAAAGAAAGAATGAATGATTTGACTGGTGGTTTAAATCTTAATCTTCCTGGTTTTGATAATACTGACTCTTAG
- the murB gene encoding UDP-N-acetylmuramate dehydrogenase, with protein sequence MNKKILSENCNLSNYTTIKVGGVAEYFAEPRSIEEFSYLIKWSTLNNHKCQIIGAGSNLLINNIFIKGLVICTKKMKSLRIEPYSGIVEAEAGVMLPTLSNSLAKNGLQGGEWAIGIPGTLGGAIYMNAGTGDLSLAKNLISVKVINNKTLETLEIEKKDINFEYRFSSFQSNNLAIISSKLHFEPNGNLAKLIQKTKNNLKLKTAAQPYHLPSFGSVFKNPENSYAAKLIDDMGLKGFKIGGAEISTMHSNFIINNSSASSKDIYELITVIQQKVLQNKGIYLQPEVRMIGFDYPN encoded by the coding sequence ATGAATAAGAAAATTTTGTCTGAGAACTGTAATTTAAGTAATTATACAACTATAAAAGTTGGTGGAGTCGCAGAATATTTTGCTGAACCAAGAAGTATTGAAGAATTTTCTTATCTAATAAAATGGTCTACATTAAATAATCACAAATGCCAAATAATTGGCGCAGGTTCAAATCTTTTAATAAATAATATTTTCATAAAAGGTTTAGTTATATGTACAAAAAAAATGAAGTCATTAAGGATTGAGCCATATTCAGGAATTGTTGAGGCAGAAGCAGGTGTAATGCTCCCGACATTATCTAATTCTCTCGCTAAAAATGGATTACAAGGAGGAGAATGGGCTATCGGAATTCCAGGCACTTTAGGAGGAGCAATTTACATGAATGCTGGTACAGGTGATTTATCCTTAGCAAAAAATCTTATTTCTGTGAAAGTTATTAATAATAAAACTCTTGAAACACTTGAAATTGAAAAAAAAGATATCAATTTTGAGTATAGATTCAGCTCTTTTCAAAGTAATAATTTGGCAATTATTAGTTCAAAACTACATTTTGAACCTAATGGAAATCTCGCAAAATTAATTCAAAAAACGAAAAACAACCTTAAATTAAAAACAGCAGCACAGCCATATCATCTTCCAAGTTTTGGTAGTGTTTTTAAAAATCCTGAAAATAGTTATGCAGCAAAATTAATTGATGATATGGGTTTAAAGGGATTTAAAATTGGCGGTGCTGAAATTTCTACAATGCATTCAAATTTTATAATTAACAATTCTTCGGCAAGTTCAAAAGATATTTATGAATTAATAACAGTAATTCAACAAAAAGTACTACAAAACAAAGGAATTTATTTGCAACCAGAAGTAAGAATGATTGGTTTTGACTATCCTAATTAA